One window from the genome of Amycolatopsis sp. NBC_01480 encodes:
- a CDS encoding DUF1015 family protein, translating to MDTWVRPIRRGWVVRGRVPGPDVDEFAEPDAVVAALASPEAAGDTLLAVQHPARTPAALARGLDLNAALPSARAALARIRALHYRSLSGFVAAYRIDGPDGAASGVLCLVDLSELNSGRAHVRHTEEVYPHVVAERAAVLAGLGCATSAAMLVPAEDGALLTEAVESACAGLGTPDVSTVDLAGRRHELWAVPSGTVQARLLTAVARSDLLVADGNHRVAAAAATGQGALLALVTAGPRLEIGAINRVLTGFSAAELASAWRGAGLEVTATTDRTPPSCPGTVVVLAGDEALRVTLPVAGSLMIDHEAVERVLFGQALGVDPDGPAVRPLPEGRPVPPGALVQLAPVPFETVLKVHAAGRRLPRKATYFTPKPLGGLVLAEI from the coding sequence ATGGACACGTGGGTGCGGCCGATCCGCCGCGGATGGGTGGTGCGCGGTCGCGTGCCCGGGCCGGATGTCGACGAGTTCGCGGAGCCGGACGCCGTCGTCGCCGCGCTGGCGTCCCCGGAGGCGGCGGGGGACACGCTGCTGGCCGTGCAGCATCCGGCGCGGACGCCGGCCGCGCTCGCCCGCGGGCTGGACCTGAACGCCGCGCTGCCCTCGGCGCGCGCCGCGCTGGCCCGGATCCGGGCACTGCATTACCGGTCGCTGAGCGGCTTCGTCGCGGCGTACCGGATCGACGGCCCGGACGGGGCGGCGTCCGGGGTGCTGTGCCTGGTCGACCTGAGCGAGCTGAACTCGGGCCGCGCCCACGTGCGGCACACGGAGGAGGTGTACCCGCACGTGGTCGCGGAGCGCGCCGCCGTGCTGGCCGGCCTCGGCTGCGCGACGAGCGCGGCGATGCTGGTCCCGGCCGAGGACGGGGCGCTGCTGACCGAGGCCGTCGAATCGGCGTGCGCCGGGCTCGGCACACCGGATGTGTCCACTGTGGACCTCGCCGGCCGCCGGCACGAGCTGTGGGCGGTGCCGTCCGGGACCGTGCAGGCGCGCCTGCTCACCGCCGTGGCCCGGTCGGACCTGCTGGTCGCGGACGGCAACCACCGGGTCGCGGCCGCCGCGGCCACCGGCCAGGGCGCTCTGCTCGCGCTGGTCACGGCCGGGCCGCGGCTGGAGATCGGCGCGATCAACCGCGTCCTCACCGGGTTCTCCGCGGCGGAGCTGGCGAGCGCCTGGCGCGGGGCGGGTCTGGAGGTCACCGCGACGACGGACCGGACACCGCCTTCGTGCCCCGGCACAGTGGTGGTCCTGGCCGGCGACGAGGCCCTGCGCGTCACCCTGCCCGTGGCCGGCTCCCTGATGATCGACCACGAGGCGGTCGAGCGGGTGCTGTTCGGGCAGGCGCTGGGCGTGGACCCGGACGGGCCCGCGGTGCGGCCGCTGCCGGAGGGCCGCCCGGTGCCGCCGGGCGCGCTGGTCCAGCTCGCGCCCGTGCCGTTCGAGACGGTGCTGAAGGTCCACGCGGCGGGCCGGCGCCTGCCGCGCAAGGCCACCTACTTCACCCCGAAACCCCTGGGCGGGCTGGTGCTGGCGGAGATCTGA